The window GTCGTTTTTTAGAGATGAGATTTTGCTCAAACCCACAGGAGGTGCTGAGCCTGCTGAGAAGAGCTTGCAGCGCAGTTGGAGTAGCCGCAGCCGCCTCTCTCTCCTCGTCGCCTTCGTCGTCTTCCGCTTCCACGTCAACAGCACCGAAGCTAGCCTCTGCCATGGACGGCCTCAATACCCTAAGGACCAAGGTCTGCATAATCGGCAGCGGCCCGGCGGGGCACACCGCCGCCATCTACGCCGCCCGGGCAGAGCTTAAGCCGATTCTGTTTGAGGGCATGATGGCCAACGACATCGCCCCCGGTGGCCagctcaccaccaccaccgacGTCGAGAACTTTCCGGGTTTTCCCGACGGAATCCTTGGGTACGATCTCATGGACCGGTGCCGAAAGCAGTCCATCCGTTTCGGCACTGAGGTGTTCACTGAAACGGTCAACAAGGTCGACTTCTCGACCACTCCGTTCAAGATCTTCGCCGATGAAAGGACCGTCCTGGCCGATTCCGTCGTCGTCGCCACCGGAGCCGTCGCCAAGCGCCTTCCATTTCCTGGCTCCGAGGAGTACTGGAACCGCGGGATTTCGGCTTGCGCGGTGTGCGACGGCGCCGCCCCGATATTTCGTAACAAGCCGCTGGCGGTGATCGGAGGTGGTGACTCGGCGATGGAGGAGGCGAATTTTCTGACCAAGTACGGATCAGAAGTGCACATAATTCACCGGAGGGACACGTTTAGGGCTTCGAAAATTATGCAGAATCGGGCGCTGAGCAACCCGAAAATCCGGGTGGTGTGGAACTCGGAGGTGGTGGAGGCTTACGGCGAAGGGAAAGGGCCTCTGGCGGGGCTCAAGGTGAAAAACGTGGTGACTGGGGAGGTATCGGATTTGAAGGTTTCGGGACTGTTTTTCGCAATTGGGCACGAACCGGCGACCAAGTTTTTGGACGGGCAATTGGAGCTCCATGCTGATGGGTATGTTGCCACGAAGCTGGGGACTACGCAGACCAGCGTAAAAGGGGTTTTTGCCGCCGGAGATGTTCAGGACAAGAAGTACAGGCAGGCTATCACTGCCGCCGGAAGTGGTaactcttcttccttttctaaGTACTAAACAAAGATGTCTACTTTGAAATGCAATTTGAAATTGCTCTGTGAAATGTTTAGTTTATGATTTATCAGCTTTTGTGTTGCTTGTATTTCAATTAAGAAGCCCTACTAATTGAGTTGCATGTTAAGATCGAATTGCTAACAGAGACAAAATCACTACATGCTAAGGAAATGCTCACTTACCGAGAGGTTGAACTTCAAATTGACATGTTTTACAGTCTATGTTACGTGTTGCCAAACTGTCATTCACGTTCAAACATTCATTTCACTTGATCGTTTGAAATTTCGAATAGATAGTAATCTTCTTGCAAGGCATTTTGGCAATTACACATTTCCTTTCCCTTGCATTTTGTGATTTGCTTATTCTATCAATTTATTAGATAATTGTCAGGATGCAATTTGTTCTTCCCTTTCCCTGATGGACTGGAGGCATTTCGGTGATTTCTGCTTGTACACATGTATTGGTAACTTTGTGTGGACAGATTTGGATTAAACATTGTTCCTCATTTGCCAGCTGACTTTTGTGCATAAATCTGTTTCGTTATCTGGTTGAAATGACTACTGAAAATTTTTGCTTTTATTTGGTAGTATGATCAGTTATCTTTTATGTGTTGCATTGAACTCTTATTTGTTTATTCATGAACTCTTATTTgtttattcatttttcttttctcatgcTTGATGTTACCACAATGACAACAAACTTCAGTAGGGCTATCTTACTAGGGTAACTCTTATATTGAGTAGAACTAGTGTTTGGTTTAGAGGACCAAACTATGGGGGGATTTCATGCTTTCATGAGAGATGCCGTACATTTGAAGTGGTTGGGGTGTCCTACTTAAGTTTTTTTCATGAATTAAACTCCTACTATAGGGGTAGGGGATCTTGAGCTATGCTATTCATAGCCAGCTTCCTGACGCTGAATAGCTAAGAAGCTGTCGGAAATATACAAATAGATTGACTTCGAGCTTCAGCTGAACCCACCCTTCTAAGTTAGGTTTATCCATGCGGGGGACTTGATTTCATCCTGCCCCTTGCTGAGCTTCACCTAAGTGCACCAGGTAAAGGTTTGccaaattttaatttccaaaGACTTTCTAAGTTACTCAAGGTTGTTTCGAGGCTTGGTGAATTGAGCTTGGACACGGAATGATGCATTTGCACAACTTTTTCTCCAATTCAGCAAGCTTGCTTACACAACCAGATAAATTCATAAGGATGCATGAAGTTGAGTTGGATGGATGGTTGCCTGCCTGTTGTGTTTTCTGAGATTTGGCTGGCCTTTCGCATAAAACTATTTAGTTGATGACTTTGCCTGGCACCGTTATCAAGCTCGTCTAGATAATTTTGGTCAACTTTATATTTCTTCATGCGTGTAAATGAGCACGCAGAGAACATTAAATGTAGTCTTCTTCATATATTcaaactgtgtttttaagtgcattATAAGACGTTTAGTTTTTGCAATCTCTGAGACTTGATTTCTTTCATTCCTGTAATGGCGCAGGATGCATGGCAGCCTTGGAAGCAGAACATTACTTGCAAGAGATTGGATCCCAGGAGGGTAAGAGTGATTGACTACCTTCGATTGGCGAGGAATCTAAGCGATGCTCGGTTAGAAGCAAATTTTAATCAACAGCAGGATAAAGAAAAAAACTCGATTTGGAACCAATAAATGTTTATCATTTGGTTGCAAGAAAATGATCTAGAAAATCACGGAATGTTGGAACCGAAGATTTGCAGTAATTATTCaagtattttatttgttttacagTGTTAGTGTTGTAGGATTCGTTCATAATTCGCATATGAACATGTTCATGGCATGGCATCTGGGAACGAAGAGATCGTGTGCTTTGTATGCTTAGGATGGATAGAAAAATGGCTTGAAGATTTAGTAATTTTTCGTTATTTGGCATCCaaaatttggttgatttttattttttattttttgagcaaacgatattatatacgCAAGGGAGAAtgggtgggcttaacctcacaatgagctagcaataatgttgttcaaactCGTCTTTGGCGAGGATTGAACTTAAGACCTTTCACTCACAAGTCGagaggaatatcattagaccatagtactaagtgaatatcattagaccatagtactaagtggttaaAATTTGGTTGAATTGAATAGATTATGCAACATCAATAGCCACTGCCACCGCCACCACTCTCGTCCTCCTCCATCCGCCATCCCAGGAGCTCCTATCGTAGTTACAATCCACCACACCAATCCTCTCCTATAGGCTACACCATATTACTTGTCATTGAATATTCAAACATTGTGTCCTTGTTGCTCCAAATTTTTTATTCCGAGAATGGATACAATATTCCCTGTACCCCTCCCCCCAGAACGATAAAGTTGGAAGATGGGTTATTCATGTATCTTATGCattaaaaaggagaaaaatcaGATTGAAAAACTATCAAAATTGAAGCCCACAAGCCACAATTATCAAACTAAAGTTTGACGGGTGATCAAGGAGAGGAGGAGACGGATGAGGAGGTGGTGGCGGTGATGGTGGTTGAAGGAAAGTTGGACCGGGGAGTGGGGTTGGATGCGGCTAATGTGATCTTTTattgttagtttttcttattattttgatttttaaagtgTGTTAATTTCTAAGTTAATAGGTGGGACATGTGTCAAACAATTAGAAAAGAGACAAAAACGGAAACAACAGACCTGCAACTAGATGAAAATGGGAAAATTTGGTGTTGGATGGGTTCGGGATCCTAATAGGTACTACTAGGGGTGCAAGATCAAGCATATTTATATGGAGATAAACATGGCTGTCGATGATATCCTAAACATACAATTAGGTATTATTCCAATTCGAGACTTCCcaatatcaaataaataaacatgctTACGGGGAAACTTGAGAGATATCTAATATTTTGTAGCATGAAAATCCCAAAACCAACAAACCATAATGATTGTGCATTTTCAGTTGCATTGTGCATATGAGGCAGCCTATCTCTAAATTGGGAGAGATTTTTTGTGTTTGGAACATGGGTGGTTCATTTATATAAGGACTTAGTATACTACACATATTCCgagcataataaaaaatttatcttaaATTGGGGCTATAAAAATCTCCAATGAATTTAACTGTTTATCTCTTATAAATATCTCATAACAAGAGCCCATGACAACCAAGCCGTCTTAGCTCAGCTGGTAGAGCGCGTGGCTTTTAACCACGTGGTCGTGGGTTCGATTCCCACAGACGgcggtttttttttaatccattttaaGCATTTGTGAGGGCAAATTCCATCGAATattattatgtgttttttttatcaaaacatATTTGTACATAGTATAACTTAGGGACGGATTCGTGACACAAGATTTGACAAAATGGTCCttaaattagtattttttaaTGGTTGAGATCTAATGCGATGtgaaaatttatcaattttaaaaaaaattcaataaatatgtatgaaaattaaaattcagaTTTTAATTTCCTATTCTGAATTGAAAATTGTGTTTTGTTCTGTCTACTATTCCCCTAAATTTCCATTACAACGAGCAAAGCAGGTCATATTCGTAATGATCAaggaaacagaaaatgaaacatgattaaaggagaggagagagagagagagagagagagagagagagagagagagagagagagagagagagagagaagaaattataattggaaagttgaaagttttatttccaaatttgtgttattgtttgaaaacttaaaaatcaATCTGCCCTTTGACaatggaggcagattgtctgcttCCTGTTTGAGTGTTATTCTTATCCTTTCTTATTTGTGCAGTTATggttaaattatgttaatattttatatttatattattttttatcttattatttttataaaaaaattagtataaaatattaacgtgacttaatcgtGATCGCATAAAATAGAAGAAGACGAGAATAGCACTTAAACACGAGGATGGACAATTTGTCTCCTTTGACAATTATGCTAAGCAACTTTGTCCATAATCTGCCTGTTCACCGCAGATTTAGTTGTCCTTTTTTTTGGCATTCGTGATGGATCACGATATTTTTGTCATCGTGGACCCTCCCTTAGCTTTtgcattgttttgtgtttggtaGATGGAAGTCCTTTTTGCATTCCTACACCCTATGGTCGGTTatattgacaaaaaatttaCAAAGTACCCGAATCACGTTATCTATaagaagttttcataaaacataaaactCTTTATATTTCGATTTACCCGATTATTATACGAGAAAAAccaatgaaaaatgtttgaaaattttgagttttaatgataaagacaaaataaagggtaaagtgaataacatcaaaattgactttttaatgtaaatgtgtaatttttcgttcaagtgaatagtaccgtgaATTTTTCGTTAGAACCTCCTAGTACATATTGGTTGCATTAAGCGTAACAGTTGTCGTAATCTTGTATGCAGTCAAAGAGTTTTAGACTCTTTGTTTATGGGTTCACAGCTTAAATACTCACAACTCATGACCAACCATGGAGTCAAAGATGAATAGAGAAGCAAAGGACATAGAAAATATACCATGTTTAAAGAAGAGGGAGATTTTTGGATATATATAATGTCATTTGTTTCGTGCAAAAATATACAATTGGTTATACTGCAGATTTCATAGATACAAGCAACCGCTCGAAGGGTCAAAGCTAACCAAAGATCCGGacaaactccttttggatatgtttttgaaattaattaattctaattaAAAAGTACGAACTAAATGACAACTTGACAACTtgacaacaaacaaacaatcgAAGATTACAAAGCCAGCTACTACACATGCTAAAAAAGACACCCCTAAAACCAGATGCTTGGAATCTCTTGCTCCCAACAAGTGGCTTTTATGTCGCAAACACAGGGCGCACCGACAAACTTGTTGACGCATGTTAGCATCTCAAGTTTAATTATCACACACTGGTTCGAGGCATTCTTAAGCCGTACCCACCATATGCATGTTCTGTCACAACCCCAATACTGTCGAGCTTACTTATTTCTCTACATACACTACAGGTTCCAAGGGTATTTATGACATTGTATTCTCTCCTTTCCACGTTTAGCTTGGGCAGGCAAGTTTTGAGACGTCCTTGCTAGATCTGTTGTATTTCATGTGGCTATTGACTAGCTGTCCAGCTGCAATTGCTGACATCAGCGAGAGCTCTCCGGCGAGCACTGAACCGGCTACAATGGTGGCCAATTTCCTAGAGTTTGAACCGGGCGCGTCTCTGCTTGCACCCTTTACACCCAGCAGGTTCAAGCAGGCTGCTTGGGATGCAAGCTGGGTTCCTCCTCCAACTGTTCCCACCTGAAGAAGttaaagtaaaataaattaaattgggATAAGTTAGGTGTCAACTCAgttgaagatctcaaagagactcggaaatatattttctcaaagccataaaataaaaaaaaaacaaaaatgtctgCAAATTCTGCATTGGTGTTACGTTCTTCTATATATGTTGGAACTCACAACAATGGTTTCTGTTCCACATTAACCCTTCAAACCCGGGAGTTTTTAAACACTAGGAGGTTGATATAAGACAAATTGTCTGGAAATAGCAGCATATGACACTAGGCGTTTTATATCTAATAATTTTTTCTACGGAAGCAGCACTGTTTAATACTTGTGCAGAAACATTTAGTATTACTTTGGAATTTGCAGTTAAAAGAATATCATTACGAACACCAAGTTGTGATGTGAGGAGCCATTTTACAAACAAATCACAGTTTAACACTTGCGCCGAAAAATTTTATGATGTTGTTTTTATAAGTCAATATACTTGTCGGTTTGTGATTTGTAGTTAAAGAAAGAATTACTCCATAAAGTATGGAGCCAAGCAGTACTTGTGGATCTAACATTGCCTTTTAAACTCATTTTAAAATTGAGCATGAATCGGGGATTGATTACCGTAAATCAAGCACTAATTATAGTTGTACTGTACCTCAATGGAAGGCATGGTGACTGAGACATGAAGATCCTTGCCGTCGTTTATGGCTTCCATCATGGTGATGCAGTGAGAGCTCTCTACATTCTGAGCCGGATCCTGACCGGTGGCGATGTAGATCGCAGAAACAATGTTGCTGGCGTGGGCGTTGAACCCGCCAAGAGCACCAGCCATGGCAGAACCAGTAAGGTTTTTGAGCATGTTGAGCTCCACCAAGGCAGCCACATTGGTCTTCAGTACCTTCCTCACCACCTCTTCCTTGATCACTGCTTCACACACTACTGACTTGCCTCTCCCTTCTATCCAATTCACCGCGGCCGGTTTCTTGTCGGAGCAAAAGTTTCCTGCACATTCCGGAGTAAGGAAAAACTAAATCAACCCAATCAATTACAGTAAATATTCTGTTTTTCTTATGCTATCACTTGTCAGACATCTAATCACAAGTTCAGATCTGACAATGTAACATACAATGCTTTTGTCATATACGTTAAAGTTGGGAGTGCAAAATACATATTCCAACGTGACTAACAATGAATTTTGTATCCTTGGTATTTTTAAACTAACACTATCTTGTGAGTATATAACACTCGTCACGTAAAACTTCGTCATCACCGTTGTATATCCGCTACGAGTACAACAGTCATCACGAAATACCCTCTCAGTTGCACGCAATTTCCGACGACATGTGAGAATCTCCCGAAATTAACACTCACATGCAAATTATGGacaaaaagaagaggaagaaagagattAATTAAGTTACCAGAGATGCCAATAACATCCATGTCAGGGAAGTCGATTTGGAGGAAATCTAGAACGTTTTGGACGCCTTTGGAGACCATGTTCATCCCCATGGCATCTCCAGTGCTGCAAGTAAACCTCGTGTACAAATTCTTCCCTGCTATCGAGCATTGAATCCTCTGAAGCTTTGCAAATCTACTGGATCTGAACGTGCATATGCAGTCAAGTCAACAAACGAAATTCCAAATTATTAATTCTTATTGTGTCATAAACTAAtagataaataataattaactcttcaacttaaaaacaaaacggTATTTGTGTGATCACTTAAAACAGGGATTTATACCACCCTCCTCTTGTTTATGTCATTTAATTCTTCTTCACTTTATTCATCCTAAGATTGGAAAAATGCAAGAGCgtgaaaatcattttccttaATTTAAACGATTCACgcagaaaaagaaggaaatgaaCACAATCCCATCAACATCATCGAGATATAGCAGATCAAAGATAAAGTTAACCAATTGATtagtaataaaataattttttaatcatttctCCTCTTCCTCGCCAGAAAATAATACCAACTCACACTACATGCAGATGAAACTCCCGAAATAAAAGGTATTCACTTTAGCCCcgcaaataaacaaaaaaacatcaaaaataaaaaataaaaaacaaaaaaattacaagttAGGTGAGGTTGGTGAGGGCATGCGTGAACCCGTTCTTTGTAATCaagtttgaatatttttttcgtAGGTGAGACTAATTtataatatcatttttcaacacaacacaaaacaaaaataaaaggaaaataagacTCACCAACGTGAGTTAAAGTGAGAAAATTAGGGGTAGTCACataaagattttaaaggattttaaa of the Pyrus communis chromosome 1, drPyrComm1.1, whole genome shotgun sequence genome contains:
- the LOC137740944 gene encoding thioredoxin reductase NTRB-like, producing MRFCSNPQEVLSLLRRACSAVGVAAAASLSSSPSSSSASTSTAPKLASAMDGLNTLRTKVCIIGSGPAGHTAAIYAARAELKPILFEGMMANDIAPGGQLTTTTDVENFPGFPDGILGYDLMDRCRKQSIRFGTEVFTETVNKVDFSTTPFKIFADERTVLADSVVVATGAVAKRLPFPGSEEYWNRGISACAVCDGAAPIFRNKPLAVIGGGDSAMEEANFLTKYGSEVHIIHRRDTFRASKIMQNRALSNPKIRVVWNSEVVEAYGEGKGPLAGLKVKNVVTGEVSDLKVSGLFFAIGHEPATKFLDGQLELHADGYVATKLGTTQTSVKGVFAAGDVQDKKYRQAITAAGSGCMAALEAEHYLQEIGSQEGKSD